In Candidatus Rokuibacteriota bacterium, the following proteins share a genomic window:
- a CDS encoding isopropylmalate isomerase, with protein sequence MTTTDFKRRQISGRGIPVTGNDIDTDRIIPARFLKAVTFEGMGEHAFEDARKQNPEHPFNSPVYKGASV encoded by the coding sequence ATGACCACGACTGATTTCAAGCGCCGCCAGATCTCGGGCCGCGGCATCCCCGTCACCGGCAACGACATCGACACCGACCGCATCATCCCCGCGCGCTTCCTCAAGGCCGTGACCTTCGAGGGCATGGGCGAGCACGCCTTCGAGGACGCGAGGAAGCAGAACCCCGAGCATCCCTTCAATTCGCCCGTCTACAAGGGCGCGTCGGT
- the leuC gene encoding 3-isopropylmalate dehydratase large subunit has protein sequence MAHTLLDKVWEAHTVRTLPSGQTQLLIGLHLIHEVTTPQAFQMLRDLKLKVRMPERTFGTLDHIIPTTDQSRPYADPMAEEMAAHMYRNMKEFGLPLFDMASGKQGIVHVIGPELGLTQPGMTIACGDSHTSTHGAVGAIAFGIGTTQVRDILATQCLSMAKPKLRQVRVEGSLARGIYAKDVILAIINQLGVKGGVGYAYEYAGDTIDRMTMEERLTVCNMSIEGGARFGYVNPDATTIEYLRGRPYAPAGAAFDRAAAWWKTMATEPGASFDDVARLDGSAIEPVVTWGINPGMSVGVSQKIPAPEAQPEPERPTFREALAHMGFQAGQPIKGARIDVAFVGSCTNGRLSDLRAAAEVARKGKVARHVRALIVPGSQQVAEAAEAEGLHEIFQAAGFEWRKAGCSMCLGMNEDKLQGREMSASSSNRNFIGRQGSPTGRTLLMSPAMVAAAAITGAVADVREILA, from the coding sequence ATGGCACACACGCTGCTCGACAAGGTGTGGGAAGCGCACACGGTCCGGACGCTGCCGTCCGGTCAGACCCAGCTCCTGATCGGTCTCCACCTCATCCATGAAGTGACGACCCCCCAAGCCTTCCAGATGCTCAGGGACCTGAAGCTCAAGGTGCGCATGCCCGAGCGCACCTTCGGCACGCTCGACCACATCATCCCGACCACGGACCAGAGCCGCCCCTACGCCGACCCCATGGCGGAGGAGATGGCGGCGCACATGTACCGGAACATGAAGGAGTTCGGCCTGCCGCTCTTCGACATGGCGAGCGGCAAGCAGGGCATCGTCCACGTGATCGGCCCTGAGCTGGGCCTCACCCAGCCCGGCATGACCATCGCCTGCGGCGACAGCCACACCTCGACCCACGGCGCCGTCGGCGCCATCGCCTTTGGCATCGGCACCACCCAGGTGCGCGACATCCTGGCGACCCAGTGCCTCTCCATGGCCAAGCCCAAGCTGCGCCAGGTGCGCGTGGAGGGATCGCTCGCCAGGGGCATCTATGCCAAGGACGTCATCCTCGCCATCATCAACCAGCTCGGCGTGAAGGGCGGCGTGGGTTACGCCTACGAGTACGCCGGCGACACCATCGACCGCATGACCATGGAGGAGCGCCTCACCGTCTGCAACATGTCCATCGAGGGCGGGGCGCGCTTCGGCTACGTCAACCCCGACGCGACCACCATCGAGTACCTCCGCGGCCGGCCCTATGCCCCCGCGGGCGCCGCCTTCGACCGCGCGGCCGCCTGGTGGAAGACCATGGCCACCGAGCCCGGCGCCAGCTTCGACGACGTCGCGCGCCTCGACGGCTCGGCCATCGAGCCCGTGGTGACCTGGGGCATCAATCCGGGCATGTCAGTGGGCGTCAGCCAGAAGATCCCGGCGCCCGAGGCCCAGCCCGAGCCCGAGCGGCCCACCTTCCGCGAGGCCCTCGCCCACATGGGCTTCCAGGCCGGCCAGCCGATCAAGGGCGCGAGGATCGACGTGGCCTTCGTGGGCTCCTGCACCAACGGCCGCCTGTCCGACCTGCGCGCCGCCGCGGAGGTGGCGAGGAAGGGTAAGGTCGCACGCCACGTCCGCGCGCTCATCGTGCCCGGCTCCCAGCAGGTCGCCGAGGCCGCCGAGGCCGAGGGCCTGCACGAGATCTTCCAGGCCGCAGGCTTCGAGTGGCGCAAGGCCGGCTGCTCGATGTGCCTCGGCATGAACGAGGACAAGCTCCAGGGCCGCGAGATGAGCGCCTCGTCCAGCAACCGCAACTTCATCGGCCGCCAGGGCAGCCCCACGGGGCGCACCCTCCTCATGAGCCCGGCCATGGTCGCGGCCGCCGCCATCACCGGCGCCGTCGCCGACGTGAGGGAGATTCTGGCATGA
- a CDS encoding CinA family protein: MPDLLASLAASVAARLVARGHTVAVAESSAGGLISAALLSIPGASAYFLGGGVIYTRAARRVLLAVPDEALRGIRSSTEAYALLKARTARERLGATWGLAETGAAGPSGNRYGDAAGHTCIAVAGPIERARTVETGRADREANMWAFSRAALELLESCLSEDAR; the protein is encoded by the coding sequence GTGCCCGATCTGCTCGCCTCCCTGGCCGCCTCCGTCGCCGCGCGCCTCGTGGCCCGCGGGCATACCGTCGCCGTGGCCGAGTCCTCGGCCGGCGGCCTGATCTCCGCCGCCCTCCTCTCCATCCCCGGAGCCTCGGCCTATTTCCTGGGCGGGGGCGTGATCTACACGCGGGCGGCGCGGCGGGTCCTGCTCGCGGTGCCCGACGAGGCGCTGCGCGGCATCCGCTCGAGCACCGAGGCCTATGCGCTCCTCAAGGCGCGGACGGCGCGCGAGAGGCTCGGCGCGACGTGGGGGCTGGCCGAGACCGGCGCGGCCGGGCCCAGCGGCAACCGCTACGGCGATGCCGCGGGCCACACCTGCATCGCGGTGGCGGGGCCCATCGAGCGCGCCCGCACCGTCGAGACGGGGCGCGCCGACCGCGAGGCCAACATGTGGGCCTTCAGCCGCGCCGCCCTCGAGCTCTTGGAGTCCTGCCTGAGCGAGGACGCGCGCTGA
- a CDS encoding sigma-70 family RNA polymerase sigma factor, translating to MNPDEEFRQEALQHLDALHNLAVYLTRNGSEAQDLVQETYVRAMRFSHRFERGTHLRAWLFQILRNTFLTFYRLREREPALSEDGVPAGGAPMFHDAPDEGGASTEVHTDLERALARLPEEFKTPLLLAEVEGFPLEDVARIMDCPVGTVKSRIFRAKERMREYLKDYGREQKA from the coding sequence ATGAACCCCGACGAGGAGTTTCGCCAGGAGGCCCTCCAGCACCTGGACGCACTCCACAACCTCGCGGTCTATCTGACCCGGAACGGCTCGGAGGCCCAGGATCTGGTGCAAGAGACCTATGTCCGGGCGATGCGTTTCTCCCATCGTTTCGAGCGGGGAACCCATCTCAGGGCCTGGCTGTTTCAGATCCTGAGGAATACGTTCCTCACCTTTTACCGGCTGCGGGAGCGCGAGCCGGCGCTCTCCGAGGACGGCGTTCCGGCGGGCGGGGCGCCCATGTTCCACGATGCCCCGGATGAGGGCGGCGCCAGCACCGAGGTGCACACCGACCTCGAGCGGGCCCTGGCCCGGCTTCCGGAAGAGTTCAAGACCCCGCTGCTGCTGGCCGAGGTGGAAGGGTTCCCCCTGGAGGATGTGGCGCGGATCATGGACTGCCCGGTCGGGACGGTGAAGTCGCGCATCTTCCGGGCCAAGGAGCGGATGCGCGAATACCTGAAGGACTACGGACGAGAGCAGAAGGCCTGA
- the folK gene encoding 2-amino-4-hydroxy-6-hydroxymethyldihydropteridine diphosphokinase has translation MFLGLGSNLGDRLECLRQAVERLRRLPAVQFLDASPLYQTEPWEANPGEAADPEASFFNCVVAIETSVPPRALLDELQGIERALGRVRVAGTPEDGRYERRTLDIDILGYGDKVISATAELSIPHLLMHERAFVLRPLADLAPDWEHPTLYRTAEALLAGLSDEHEVQMTSLPRRWFER, from the coding sequence GTGTTCCTTGGCCTCGGCTCCAACCTCGGTGACCGGCTCGAGTGCCTGCGCCAGGCCGTGGAGCGGCTCCGGCGCCTCCCCGCCGTGCAGTTCCTGGACGCCTCGCCCCTGTACCAGACCGAGCCCTGGGAGGCGAACCCCGGTGAGGCGGCGGATCCGGAGGCGTCGTTCTTCAACTGCGTGGTGGCCATCGAGACCTCGGTGCCGCCGAGGGCACTCCTCGACGAGCTCCAGGGCATCGAGCGGGCGCTGGGGCGGGTGCGGGTCGCCGGCACGCCCGAGGATGGCCGGTACGAGCGGCGGACGCTCGACATCGACATCCTCGGCTACGGTGACAAGGTCATCAGCGCCACCGCCGAGCTCAGCATCCCGCATCTCCTCATGCACGAGCGCGCCTTCGTGCTGAGACCCCTGGCCGATCTGGCGCCCGACTGGGAGCACCCCACCCTCTACCGGACGGCCGAGGCCCTCCTGGCCGGCCTCTCGGACGAGCACGAGGTGCAGATGACCAGCCTGCCGCGCCGCTGGTTCGAGCGGTGA
- a CDS encoding dihydroneopterin aldolase: MGAWFSVDVELHVDLAPAAVSDDLRATVDYGAVAARVVEVCTRERVNLLERLAGGLAQTLLGEFPCRQVRVRVRKLTPPMEGLHATPGVEVTRER; the protein is encoded by the coding sequence GTGGGCGCCTGGTTCTCGGTGGATGTGGAGCTTCACGTGGATCTCGCTCCGGCGGCGGTGTCCGACGACCTGCGGGCCACGGTGGACTACGGAGCGGTGGCGGCCCGGGTGGTGGAAGTGTGCACGCGGGAGCGGGTCAATCTCCTCGAGCGCCTCGCCGGGGGGCTGGCCCAGACGCTGCTCGGGGAATTCCCCTGCCGGCAGGTCCGGGTGCGGGTGCGGAAGCTGACGCCACCCATGGAGGGTCTGCATGCGACTCCGGGGGTGGAAGTGACCCGCGAGCGCTGA
- a CDS encoding LL-diaminopimelate aminotransferase, with the protein MPELAERLKRLPPYLFAEIDRKKREARARGADLIDMGIGDPDLPTPPHVVEALKRGAENPEHHRYPSYEGMIEFRTAAADWYRRRFGVVLDPETEVLALVGSKEGTAHMPLAFVNPGDVVLVPDPGYPVYAAGTWFAGGEVHFMPLLRKNGFMPDLDAVPPAIARRAKLMYLNYPNNPTAATATREFFARVVEFARAHGILVCHDAMYSELRFDDYRPPSFLETPGAGGIGVEFHSLSKTYSMTGWRVGFIVGNAEAVAGLGKVKTNVDSGVFQAIQEAAIAALSGPQDVAEQYRRIYQERRDVVVAGLRALGWEVDVPRAAFFVWAPTPGGLDSRSFAARLLEEAACVVTPGVGFGPSGEGFYRIALTIEAKRLAEAMERLQRLKL; encoded by the coding sequence ATCCCGGAGCTGGCGGAGCGCCTGAAGCGGCTCCCCCCTTACCTCTTCGCCGAGATCGACAGGAAGAAGCGCGAGGCGCGGGCGCGGGGCGCCGACCTCATCGACATGGGCATCGGCGATCCCGACCTGCCGACGCCCCCGCATGTCGTCGAGGCCCTCAAGCGCGGCGCCGAGAACCCGGAGCATCACCGCTACCCCTCCTATGAGGGGATGATCGAGTTCCGCACCGCCGCGGCCGACTGGTACCGGCGGCGCTTCGGCGTGGTCCTGGACCCGGAGACGGAGGTGCTCGCGCTCGTCGGGTCCAAGGAGGGCACGGCGCACATGCCGCTGGCCTTCGTCAACCCCGGCGACGTGGTGCTGGTGCCCGACCCGGGGTACCCCGTGTACGCGGCGGGCACCTGGTTCGCGGGCGGCGAGGTCCACTTCATGCCGCTCCTGCGGAAGAATGGGTTCATGCCCGATCTCGACGCGGTTCCCCCCGCCATCGCCCGCCGGGCCAAGCTCATGTACCTGAACTACCCGAACAACCCCACGGCCGCCACGGCGACGCGCGAGTTCTTCGCGCGCGTCGTGGAGTTCGCCCGGGCCCACGGCATTCTCGTCTGCCACGACGCGATGTATTCCGAGCTGCGCTTCGATGACTACCGCCCCCCCTCCTTCCTGGAGACGCCGGGGGCCGGCGGGATCGGCGTCGAGTTCCACTCGCTGTCGAAGACCTACTCCATGACCGGCTGGCGCGTGGGCTTCATCGTCGGCAATGCCGAGGCGGTGGCGGGGCTCGGCAAGGTCAAGACCAACGTGGACTCGGGGGTCTTCCAGGCGATACAGGAGGCGGCCATCGCCGCGCTCAGCGGGCCACAGGACGTCGCCGAGCAGTACCGGCGCATCTACCAGGAGCGCCGCGACGTCGTCGTCGCCGGGCTCCGGGCTCTCGGCTGGGAGGTGGACGTCCCCCGGGCCGCCTTCTTCGTCTGGGCGCCCACGCCGGGAGGGCTCGACTCGCGCAGCTTCGCGGCCCGGCTGCTGGAGGAGGCCGCCTGCGTCGTGACCCCAGGGGTCGGCTTCGGGCCCTCCGGCGAGGGCTTCTACCGCATCGCGCTGACGATCGAGGCCAAGCGGCTGGCGGAGGCCATGGAGCGGCTCCAGAGGCTCAAGCTCTGA
- a CDS encoding fumarylacetoacetate hydrolase family protein yields MKIVRFKAAGKTRYGVIEGTHVIEYAGTPFGTFKKGRKRYPLRQTVLLSPLLPGKIVGIGLNYRDHAEEVGLPVPTQPFIFLKPPSALIGPGDPIVYPAQSTRVDYEAELAVVIKKRARHVPPGRAREHVLGYACLNDVTARDLQVRDGQLTQAKGFDSFCPLGPCIATDLDPGGLEIESFLNGERKQASSTKNLIFPVEELVARISAVMTLLPGDVIATGTPAGIGPMQPGDRVEVRIEGIGSLVNPVIRLQEAIA; encoded by the coding sequence ATGAAGATCGTCCGGTTCAAGGCGGCGGGCAAGACGCGCTACGGCGTCATCGAGGGCACCCACGTCATCGAGTACGCCGGCACCCCGTTCGGGACGTTCAAGAAGGGGCGGAAGCGGTACCCCCTCCGCCAGACCGTGCTGCTGAGCCCGCTCCTGCCTGGCAAGATCGTGGGCATCGGGCTCAACTACCGCGACCACGCCGAGGAAGTGGGCCTCCCCGTGCCGACCCAGCCGTTCATCTTCCTCAAGCCCCCCTCGGCGCTCATCGGTCCCGGCGACCCGATCGTCTACCCCGCCCAGTCCACGCGGGTGGACTACGAGGCCGAGCTGGCCGTGGTCATCAAGAAGCGGGCGCGCCACGTGCCTCCGGGGCGCGCGCGGGAGCATGTGCTGGGCTACGCGTGCCTGAACGACGTCACCGCGCGGGACTTGCAGGTGCGGGACGGGCAGCTGACCCAGGCCAAGGGCTTCGACAGCTTCTGCCCCCTGGGCCCCTGCATCGCCACCGACCTGGACCCGGGGGGGCTCGAGATCGAGAGCTTCCTCAACGGCGAGCGCAAGCAGGCGTCCAGCACCAAGAACCTCATCTTCCCCGTCGAGGAGCTGGTGGCGCGCATCTCGGCGGTGATGACGCTCCTCCCGGGAGACGTCATCGCCACCGGCACCCCGGCGGGCATCGGCCCCATGCAGCCCGGCGACAGGGTGGAGGTTCGCATCGAAGGCATCGGGAGCCTCGTCAATCCCGTGATCAGGCTCCAGGAGGCGATAGCGTGA
- a CDS encoding 4-hydroxy-tetrahydrodipicolinate reductase: MPDVVIAGAAGRMGSRLVALLQDERDLRLVGALEAPGHPALHRDAGEVAGIGRVNVPISGDPDGLLGPDRILIDFSVADASLAHLRAVARQRGRAVIGTTGFSATQRHEIELLAREAAVLLSPNMSVGVNVAFRVLREMARLLGEDYDVEITEVHHRFKKDAPSGTALRLAEVVAQALGRDLTRAAVYGRHGLPGERTRGEIGILAQRSGDVVGEHTVSFGALGERLELTHRAHSRDTFARGALRAARFVAEARPGLYSMEDVLGLT, translated from the coding sequence ATGCCAGACGTGGTGATCGCCGGCGCGGCCGGCCGCATGGGGAGCCGTCTCGTCGCCCTGCTCCAGGACGAGCGCGATCTCCGGCTGGTGGGGGCGCTGGAGGCACCGGGCCACCCCGCCCTTCACAGGGACGCGGGGGAGGTGGCGGGCATCGGGCGCGTGAACGTGCCGATCTCGGGCGACCCCGATGGCCTCCTCGGCCCCGACCGCATCCTCATCGACTTCTCCGTGGCGGACGCGAGCCTCGCCCACCTGCGCGCGGTCGCGCGGCAGCGCGGGCGCGCGGTGATCGGCACCACCGGCTTCTCCGCCACCCAGCGGCACGAGATCGAGCTCCTGGCGCGGGAGGCGGCCGTCCTCCTCTCCCCCAACATGAGCGTGGGAGTCAACGTGGCCTTCCGCGTGCTCCGCGAGATGGCCCGGCTCCTGGGGGAGGACTACGACGTGGAGATCACGGAGGTCCACCACCGCTTCAAGAAGGACGCCCCCAGCGGCACGGCGCTCCGCCTGGCGGAGGTCGTGGCGCAGGCGCTCGGGCGCGATCTCACCCGCGCGGCCGTCTACGGGCGCCACGGGCTGCCGGGGGAGCGGACCCGCGGCGAGATCGGGATCCTCGCCCAGCGCTCCGGCGACGTGGTGGGCGAGCACACGGTCTCCTTCGGCGCGCTCGGCGAGCGGCTCGAGCTGACCCACCGCGCTCACAGCCGGGACACCTTCGCCCGGGGCGCGCTCCGCGCGGCCCGGTTCGTGGCGGAGGCGCGCCCGGGACTCTACTCGATGGAGGACGTCCTCGGGCTGACATGA